In a single window of the Diabrotica undecimpunctata isolate CICGRU chromosome 11, icDiaUnde3, whole genome shotgun sequence genome:
- the LOC140452746 gene encoding uncharacterized protein, whose translation MNPKDQPGIRILQVNVGRARRAHDLIYAKACKLNIDLLIVPEPNKKITTGGGWIQDEGKNVAVLIKNRDVGVQSIVRGGNHLLIRLRDFSLLACYVSPNIPMMRYETIVNEIMGAAINEKKILIAGDINAKSRQWGSPINDKKGELWNEWIAQAGLQVLNNNKPTFIRGASQSHIDITFASEGLSRNVYGWDVLDDQLFTYHRYIQFEVKVKGGIKRSIGTAKSYFNKNKYLSEVRKINEDEISDLGQLTADEQLYKMRQNWLPRRRNMEKNPPIGGQMR comes from the coding sequence ATGAACCCCAAAGATCAACCTGGTATAAGGATTTTGCAGGTGAACGTAGGCAGGGCGCGCCGAGCGCACGACCTCATCTACGCAAAAGCCTGCAAGCTAAATATAGATCTGCTTATCGTACCCGAACCTAACAAAAAGATAACGACAGGCGGTGGGTGGATACAAGACGAGGGGAAAAATGTAGCGGTGCTCATTAAAAATAGGGATGTCGGAGTGCAGAGCATTGTCAGGGGAGGAAATCATTTACTCATTAGGTTGAGGGATTTCAGCCTCCTGGCATGCTATGTATCTCCAAACATCCCTATGATGAGATACGaaacaatcgttaatgaaataaTGGGTGCCgctataaacgaaaaaaaaatactgATCGCCGGGGACATAAATGCGAAGTCCAGACAATGGGGTTCCCCCATAAACGACAAAAAGGGGGAACTCTGGAATGAATGGATAGCCCAGGCTGGCCTCCAAGTGCTGAACAATAATAAGCCAACCTTCATACGGGGGGCCAGCCAATCACACATTGACATCACATTCGCGAGCGAAGGGCTATCCAGGAATGTGTACGGGTGGGATGTACTCGACGATCAGCTCTTCACCTACCACCGATATATACAATTTGAGGTAAAGGTTAAAGGGGGGATAAAGCGGTCGATAGGTACAGCAAAATCATATTTCAACAAAAACAAGTACCTATCGGAGGtcagaaaaataaatgaagatgagATTTCTGACCTCGGCCAACTTACGGCCGACGAACAGCTCTACAAAATGCGGCAAAATTGGCTACCGAGAAGaagaaacatggaaaaaaatCCCCCTATTGGTGGACAGATGAGATAG